The nucleotide window GCGCAGTTCGGCTTCGCCGCTGACCGACAGCCAGTCAAACAGTTGCTGGCTGAGGGTGAAGTCGGCGACGGTTGCGCCGTTGATATCGCCCATGCCGTCCAACTCGCGGCCGCCCGGGCGCGTGGTGCTGTCTTTTTCCTTGCGGCCCAGGTCGTAGTTGATCGCCGCGCTGGCGCCGAAACCGCTGTCGGATTGAAACTGCACACCGAGGCCGCGGGTGGTGTCGGCAAACAACACGCCGCGCTGGATGCTGAACATCGGCAGCACGAGCGCGCGGTAGCGGTCGGCGCCCATGTAGCGAGGCGTGACACCCATGCCAAGGCCCAGGGTCGCGGTGGTTTTGTCGGCCGTCGGGCTGGCGTCGGCCGCCTGCGCCGGGCTCGCGAGCGTGCAGGACATCAAAGCGGCGGCGCCCCAGAGCGCGGCGCGGTTGAGGGGAGTGGTCAAGTTCATGGTGAAACCCTTTCTGCGGAGGAAAACAGCGGTGCGCCGGACAGCGCGCGATACAGCGCCAGGCGGTTGAACAACAATTGATAGGTCGCCTTACGTAATTCGATGGCGGATTCAGCCAGGCGAATGGAAACCACCGGGTGCTCCGAACGCGCAGCCGCACCGGCGGCAATTTGCTGGTCGAGACGCTTGGACTTCAGCGCCGTCAACGCCGTCAGATCCATTTGCGTGGTGGCGTCGGCCAACGCTTGCTGGCGTTGGCTCAACAGGTCGGAAATTTCGCGAAAGGCGTCCTGCACGGTCTTTTCGTACTGGGCGACGGCTGACTGTTGGCGGGCGGTGGCCAAGTCCAGGTTGGCCCTGTTGCGGCCACCGTCGAACAGCGGCAGGTTCAGTTGGGGGGTGAACAGCCACGCGCCGCTGCCGGATGAAAACAAGTTGCTCAAACGCGGGCTGGCGATGCCGGCACCGGTGCTCAAGGTGATCGAAGGGAAGAACGCCGCACGCGCGGCGCCGATATTGGCATTCGCTGCGCGCAGGGCTTGTTCGCACTGGCGCACATCAAAGCGCTGCAACAGCCGCTGGGACGGCAGTTCGACCAGCCATGGCGGGGTACCAAGGT belongs to Pseudomonas sp. B21-028 and includes:
- a CDS encoding MipA/OmpV family protein — translated: MNLTTPLNRAALWGAAALMSCTLASPAQAADASPTADKTTATLGLGMGVTPRYMGADRYRALVLPMFSIQRGVLFADTTRGLGVQFQSDSGFGASAAINYDLGRKEKDSTTRPGGRELDGMGDINGATVADFTLSQQLFDWLSVSGEAELRVAGEHRGNRYRFGLEGILFHSDSDTLALDIDAHAGDGRYNQTFFGVTQEQSQRSLYGRYSADAGIYAYSAALNWQHTLDAHWSTLASLTLSRYTDQASNSPLVARENAGLGMFAINYTF